A portion of the Stigmatella aurantiaca DW4/3-1 genome contains these proteins:
- a CDS encoding archaeosortase/exosortase family protein: MGRSFLILGLQALAGWSSWVWYAQRMRDGSDEPWGLLALLAMGLVLPRGARHPLEQRDLVGLAAVNTALVLTSPWLPPLLRAAGCVLSVTALVSRMTTGRAFHVGTWLLALLSLPVLSSVQFYLGYPLRLLAATLASPLLNLLGVPASREGLSLRIGSQAILVDAPCSGARMLWVGLFLAVTLACLLRLGTRRTLLTCGLAVGAILLGNALRVCALTLVEGGHLAGPSWLHDGVGVTSFIPVCLSIAAICLWQRSCQQTVEARA, from the coding sequence ATGGGACGCTCCTTCCTCATCCTGGGACTGCAAGCCCTCGCCGGCTGGAGTTCTTGGGTCTGGTACGCCCAGCGCATGAGGGATGGCTCGGACGAGCCCTGGGGCCTCCTGGCCCTGCTGGCGATGGGGCTGGTGCTTCCCCGGGGCGCGCGCCATCCGCTGGAGCAGCGGGACCTCGTGGGGCTCGCGGCCGTCAACACCGCACTCGTCCTGACATCCCCCTGGCTTCCACCGTTGCTCCGGGCGGCGGGATGCGTGCTGAGCGTCACCGCCCTCGTCTCCCGCATGACCACCGGGCGCGCCTTCCATGTGGGAACGTGGCTGCTCGCGCTCCTGTCGTTGCCGGTGCTCTCGTCGGTGCAGTTCTACCTGGGCTATCCCCTGCGGCTCCTCGCCGCCACGCTGGCCTCTCCCCTGCTGAACCTGCTGGGCGTGCCCGCGTCGCGGGAGGGCCTCAGCCTGCGCATCGGCTCCCAGGCCATCCTGGTGGACGCGCCATGCAGCGGGGCCCGGATGCTCTGGGTGGGCCTGTTCCTCGCGGTCACCTTGGCGTGTCTGCTGCGGCTCGGGACGCGGCGGACCCTGCTCACCTGTGGGCTGGCCGTGGGCGCCATCCTCCTGGGCAACGCCTTGCGCGTCTGCGCGCTCACGCTCGTGGAAGGAGGACACCTCGCGGGACCTTCCTGGCTCCACGACGGGGTGGGGGTGACGTCCTTCATTCCCGTGTGTCTGTCCATCGCCGCCATCTGCCTGTGGCAGCGCTCCTGTCAGCAAACGGTGGAAGCACGCGCATGA
- a CDS encoding ABC transporter permease yields the protein MSFRVDVWEGARIALRSLKSNRLRTVLTTVGIGVGVCTLLAIVGIIQGINQSFEDQLSHIGANTLQVSKFPWTMQGDWWEYRNRKDLSADLVEAVRHGSEHVLAAAPLYFQHGEGRFLERKIGAVTLVGTTPDYATVSSLVVDRGRFFTETDLNERAAVAVIGAELVRTLFTGIDPLGHRLLLEGKPYRVVGTLEPKGTILGENQDLVALVPSRTFLAHFGKKRSPNIAVAVDSPDHVLTVQDQLTAVLRRARNTPPGMPDDFAINRPEQLANIYAQLTGALYGVAVGVGLITMLVGGIGIMNIMLVSVRERTREIGIRRAMGARKRTIVLQFLMEASCVSAVGGTLGTVVGLGLARTVSFITPLAAAVEPLTVVLGVGFAAMVGLLFGIWPAARAANLDPVEALRHE from the coding sequence GTGAGTTTCCGGGTCGATGTGTGGGAGGGAGCGCGCATCGCGCTGCGCTCGCTCAAGTCCAACCGCCTGCGGACGGTGCTGACGACGGTGGGCATTGGCGTAGGCGTATGTACGCTGCTGGCCATTGTCGGCATCATCCAGGGCATCAACCAGTCCTTCGAGGACCAGCTCTCTCACATCGGCGCCAACACCCTGCAGGTGTCCAAGTTCCCGTGGACGATGCAGGGCGACTGGTGGGAGTACCGCAACCGCAAGGACCTGTCGGCGGACCTGGTGGAGGCGGTGCGCCACGGCTCCGAGCACGTGCTGGCCGCCGCGCCGCTCTACTTCCAGCATGGGGAGGGCCGCTTCCTGGAGCGAAAGATTGGCGCGGTGACGCTGGTGGGCACCACGCCCGACTACGCCACGGTGTCCTCCCTCGTCGTCGACCGAGGCCGCTTCTTCACCGAGACGGACCTGAACGAGCGCGCGGCGGTGGCCGTCATCGGCGCGGAGCTGGTGCGCACCCTCTTCACGGGCATCGACCCATTGGGGCACCGCCTCTTGCTGGAGGGCAAGCCCTACCGGGTGGTGGGAACGCTGGAGCCCAAGGGCACCATCCTTGGGGAGAACCAGGATCTGGTGGCGCTGGTGCCCTCCCGCACCTTCCTGGCGCACTTCGGCAAGAAGCGCTCGCCCAACATCGCCGTGGCGGTGGACTCACCGGACCACGTGCTCACGGTGCAAGACCAGCTCACCGCCGTGCTGCGGCGCGCGCGCAACACCCCGCCCGGCATGCCCGATGACTTCGCCATCAACCGCCCCGAGCAGCTCGCCAACATCTATGCCCAGCTCACCGGCGCGCTCTACGGCGTGGCGGTGGGCGTGGGCCTCATCACGATGCTGGTGGGCGGCATCGGCATCATGAACATCATGCTGGTGTCCGTGCGGGAGCGGACGCGGGAGATCGGCATCCGGCGGGCGATGGGGGCGCGCAAACGCACCATTGTCTTGCAGTTCCTGATGGAGGCCTCGTGCGTGTCCGCCGTGGGGGGGACGCTGGGCACGGTGGTGGGGTTGGGCCTGGCGCGCACGGTCTCGTTCATCACGCCGCTGGCGGCGGCGGTGGAGCCGCTGACGGTGGTGCTCGGCGTGGGCTTCGCGGCGATGGTGGGGCTGCTGTTTGGCATCTGGCCGGCGGCGCGGGCAGCGAACCTGGACCCGGTGGAGGCGCTCCGCCATGAGTGA
- a CDS encoding L-serine ammonia-lyase — MAVSVFDLFKIGIGPSSSHTVGPMRAARTFALRLQEEGKLARLERLKVELFGSLGATGKGHGSDKAVVLGLMGETPEHVDVESLPARIARWRTEGRVAVLGQREVAFREGEQLVLHRRRSLPFHPNGMRFCAADAAGTELAVRTYYSVGGGFVVNEEAAQGQSPVREDETPQRFSFHSAAELLKHCERERLPISAVMFENEKAWRPEADIRAGLLRIWEVMQSCVKRGCETPGILPGGLKVERRASKLYQRLLSRPEAGLTNPLTVLDWVNLYALAVNEENAAGGRVVTAPTNGAAGIIPALLHYYWRFVPGADEAGVVRFLLTAGAIGVLYKENASISGAEVGCQGEVGSACSMAAGALTEVLGGSPRQVENAAEIAMEHNLGLTCDPIGGLVQVPCIERNAMASVKAINAARMALSGDGTHFVSLDKVIKTMRDTGRDMKDKYKETARGGLAVNVLEVSNLSVGLPEC, encoded by the coding sequence ATGGCCGTCAGCGTCTTCGATCTCTTCAAAATCGGCATCGGTCCCTCCAGCTCGCACACGGTGGGGCCCATGCGCGCCGCGCGGACGTTCGCGCTGCGCCTCCAGGAAGAAGGCAAACTCGCTCGCCTGGAGCGTCTCAAGGTCGAGCTGTTCGGCTCACTGGGTGCCACCGGGAAGGGGCACGGCAGCGACAAGGCGGTGGTGCTCGGCTTGATGGGAGAGACCCCCGAGCACGTCGATGTGGAGAGCCTCCCGGCCCGCATCGCCCGTTGGCGGACCGAGGGGCGCGTCGCGGTCCTCGGCCAGCGGGAGGTGGCCTTCCGCGAGGGTGAGCAACTGGTGCTGCACCGCCGCCGCTCGCTGCCCTTCCACCCCAACGGCATGCGCTTCTGCGCCGCGGACGCCGCCGGCACGGAACTCGCCGTGCGCACCTATTACTCGGTGGGCGGCGGCTTCGTGGTGAACGAGGAGGCCGCGCAAGGCCAATCCCCCGTGCGCGAGGACGAAACCCCCCAGCGCTTTTCCTTCCATTCCGCGGCCGAGCTGCTGAAGCACTGTGAACGCGAGCGGCTGCCCATCAGTGCCGTGATGTTCGAGAACGAGAAAGCCTGGCGCCCGGAAGCGGACATCCGCGCGGGCCTGCTCCGGATCTGGGAGGTGATGCAGTCCTGCGTGAAGCGAGGCTGCGAGACTCCAGGAATCCTCCCAGGGGGGCTCAAGGTGGAACGGCGCGCCTCGAAGCTCTACCAGCGCTTGCTGAGCCGGCCCGAGGCAGGGCTCACCAACCCATTGACCGTGCTCGACTGGGTGAACCTCTACGCGCTGGCGGTGAATGAGGAAAACGCTGCCGGGGGGCGGGTGGTGACCGCGCCGACCAACGGGGCCGCGGGCATCATCCCCGCCCTGCTGCACTATTACTGGCGCTTCGTCCCCGGCGCGGACGAGGCGGGCGTCGTCCGGTTCCTGCTCACCGCGGGCGCCATCGGCGTCCTCTATAAGGAGAACGCGTCCATCAGTGGCGCGGAGGTGGGCTGTCAGGGCGAAGTGGGCAGCGCCTGCTCCATGGCGGCGGGGGCCCTGACCGAGGTCCTCGGGGGCTCGCCGCGCCAGGTGGAGAACGCGGCGGAGATCGCCATGGAGCACAACCTGGGGCTCACGTGCGATCCCATTGGCGGGCTCGTCCAGGTGCCGTGCATCGAGCGCAACGCCATGGCCTCGGTGAAGGCCATCAACGCCGCCCGCATGGCCCTCTCGGGCGATGGCACCCACTTCGTGAGCCTCGACAAGGTCATCAAGACCATGCGCGACACGGGGCGCGACATGAAAGACAAATACAAGGAGACGGCGCGCGGGGGGCTCGCGGTCAATGTGCTCGAGGTGTCCAACCTCAGTGTAGGCCTGCCGGAGTGCTGA
- a CDS encoding VIT domain-containing protein — protein MAEILVNESQSGAAAVRRSPWFVVASAFAWLFGVLLPAVTLFIELDTRMCSQEFFDPLPNSFQAVLVACVPLANALGLLASRQRLVRVLPLAVFLNGVALTLSLLYALVFLPLLPLSLIAILFMGLGLLPLAPLTSFITALIVRRRLRQTAPRGTPMAKPWLGMGIGAAALLAASTPSLVTRVGLQYAVNGPPEAQRLGLKWLRWMGSEELLRGACYIPIGHNSMLPFTESVSTDEARVVYYRVTGQTFNTLPKPEHLRSDGFFRWGDDEQGGLFVGGRVPGLSLASSELKGSVDGDAALAYLEWTMSFATTAEGQSEARTQVALPPGAVVSRVTLFIDGQEREAAFAATGKAREAYEKVVQTRRDPLLVTQQGPDRIQVQCFPVVKGPPMKIKLGFTVPLIPRDEGRAAALLLPTLAERNFHIEKGLRHVVRVESRRPLLAPPSGSLEHRPDGVSEWLTALDDEALSPPQAVLTVQRKGAAATAWTEDLLDAREYIVRQELRQTPVALPARVILVVDGSGNMKEALPEIAQALSFFPRGSELSILASLDEVEELLPPGPVDEATLQRVAERVRQLPVVGGQDANSALSRAWSQRAAQGRTAVVWIHGPQPLPPFAQWAGTPAWMISPAPEEFLDVRVGEGPNPLAVELSKRVPFRTVPRLGPLGQDLRELFTSWGSPAPGFHRERLHVAGWEPPPDAWKTSSHLARLWAHNEVTRLTSTASPEAETQARDWAIRHQLVTGLTGAVVLERMQQYEEAGLRPVEPGTVPTVPEPETWMLLAVACVLVAAFRWGRGG, from the coding sequence ATGGCAGAGATCCTCGTGAACGAGTCCCAGTCTGGCGCGGCGGCAGTCCGCAGATCGCCGTGGTTCGTGGTGGCGTCGGCCTTCGCCTGGCTGTTCGGTGTGCTCCTGCCCGCGGTGACGCTCTTCATCGAGCTGGACACGCGGATGTGCAGCCAGGAGTTCTTCGATCCACTGCCCAATTCCTTCCAGGCGGTGCTCGTGGCGTGCGTGCCCCTGGCCAATGCCCTGGGGCTGCTCGCCTCACGCCAGCGCCTCGTGCGCGTGCTTCCCCTGGCGGTGTTCCTCAATGGCGTGGCGCTCACCCTCAGCCTCCTCTACGCCCTCGTCTTCCTGCCGCTTCTGCCCCTGTCGCTGATTGCCATCCTCTTCATGGGGCTGGGCCTCTTGCCCCTGGCGCCCCTGACGTCCTTCATCACGGCCCTGATTGTCCGCAGACGGCTGCGCCAGACCGCTCCCCGTGGCACCCCGATGGCCAAGCCTTGGCTGGGCATGGGCATCGGTGCGGCGGCCCTGCTGGCCGCCTCGACGCCCTCGCTGGTGACGCGGGTAGGCCTGCAATACGCCGTGAATGGCCCCCCCGAGGCGCAACGCCTGGGGCTGAAGTGGCTGCGGTGGATGGGGAGTGAAGAGCTGCTGCGAGGCGCGTGCTACATCCCCATCGGGCACAACAGCATGTTGCCCTTCACCGAGTCCGTCAGCACGGACGAGGCAAGGGTGGTCTACTACCGGGTGACGGGGCAGACCTTCAACACGCTCCCCAAACCCGAACACCTCCGGAGTGACGGGTTTTTCCGCTGGGGCGACGATGAACAGGGCGGCCTGTTCGTGGGAGGCCGCGTGCCAGGGCTCTCCCTGGCCAGCTCGGAGCTGAAGGGCTCGGTGGACGGGGACGCGGCCCTCGCCTACCTGGAGTGGACGATGAGCTTCGCCACCACCGCCGAGGGCCAGTCCGAGGCCCGCACGCAGGTGGCCCTCCCCCCGGGCGCCGTGGTGTCCCGGGTGACGCTGTTCATCGATGGCCAGGAACGGGAGGCCGCCTTCGCCGCCACCGGCAAGGCCCGGGAAGCCTACGAGAAGGTCGTTCAGACCCGAAGAGACCCACTGCTCGTCACCCAGCAAGGCCCGGACCGGATCCAGGTGCAGTGCTTCCCGGTGGTCAAGGGCCCTCCGATGAAGATCAAGCTCGGCTTCACCGTGCCGCTGATACCGCGGGACGAAGGCCGGGCCGCCGCGCTCCTGCTGCCCACCCTGGCCGAGCGCAACTTCCACATCGAGAAAGGGCTCCGTCACGTGGTGCGGGTCGAGTCCCGGCGCCCGCTCCTCGCGCCCCCCAGTGGCAGCCTGGAGCACCGCCCGGATGGGGTGAGTGAGTGGCTCACCGCCCTGGACGACGAGGCGTTGAGCCCACCCCAGGCCGTGCTGACCGTCCAGAGGAAGGGGGCCGCGGCCACCGCCTGGACAGAGGACCTGCTCGACGCGCGGGAGTACATCGTGCGCCAGGAACTCCGCCAAACGCCGGTGGCGTTGCCCGCGCGGGTCATCCTCGTGGTGGACGGCTCCGGGAACATGAAGGAGGCCCTGCCGGAGATCGCCCAGGCCCTGAGCTTCTTCCCGCGGGGCAGCGAGCTGTCCATTCTGGCCTCGCTGGATGAGGTCGAGGAACTCTTGCCCCCGGGCCCGGTGGACGAGGCCACACTCCAGCGCGTGGCGGAGCGGGTGCGGCAACTGCCCGTCGTGGGAGGGCAGGACGCCAACAGTGCACTCTCCCGAGCCTGGTCTCAGCGGGCCGCGCAGGGGCGCACCGCCGTGGTGTGGATCCACGGGCCCCAGCCGCTGCCGCCATTCGCGCAATGGGCAGGCACTCCCGCGTGGATGATCTCTCCAGCGCCCGAGGAGTTCCTCGACGTGAGGGTGGGTGAGGGTCCCAACCCACTTGCCGTGGAGCTGTCCAAGCGTGTGCCCTTCCGCACCGTGCCCCGGCTGGGCCCGCTGGGACAGGATCTGCGCGAGCTGTTCACCTCTTGGGGCAGCCCAGCGCCCGGGTTCCACCGCGAGCGCCTCCACGTGGCGGGATGGGAGCCGCCCCCCGATGCCTGGAAGACCTCCTCCCACCTGGCGCGCCTGTGGGCCCACAATGAGGTCACGCGGCTGACTTCCACCGCTTCGCCGGAAGCAGAGACACAGGCGCGGGACTGGGCCATCCGCCACCAGCTCGTCACCGGGTTGACGGGCGCGGTCGTCCTGGAGCGCATGCAGCAGTACGAGGAGGCGGGCTTGAGGCCGGTGGAACCGGGAACCGTGCCCACCGTCCCCGAGCCCGAAACCTGGATGCTGCTGGCCGTGGCTTGCGTCCTCGTGGCCGCGTTCCGCTGGGGCCGGGGGGGTTGA
- a CDS encoding aldehyde dehydrogenase family protein codes for MTLLTVDNPYTGDVACSVPLADEAAINTVLDRARAAAWVARSASVAERKGWCERMVAAMEAQADAIAKDISRMMGKPLAQARNEVGGMAERARYMVSIAEASLADIALPPKTGFERRIVKEPLGVVLDLPAWNYPLLTAVNVVVPAVLAGNAVVVKHSPRSPLCGEHFARAFSEAGAPANLVQALHCDHPASERMVGDSRVDHVVFTGSVYGGQRLAQAGAGRFRHMGLELGGNDPAYVAPDCDFGKTVENVVDGALYNAGQSCCAVERVYVHRSLYSRFVEACEALVRGYVLGDPMHAQTTLGPIAQPNHPVELELLVEDARAKGARVVAGGKRTQVDGKGRFFEATLITDLDDSMRLMQQESFGPLLPISPVDSDEEALAKMNRSELGLTASVWTQDRERAARFAAQLEYGTVYMNRCDSVDPALPWIGVKNSGRGHSLSALGFDQLTRPKSIHFRLSF; via the coding sequence ATGACCCTTTTGACCGTCGACAATCCGTACACTGGCGACGTTGCCTGCTCCGTTCCCCTGGCGGACGAAGCCGCCATCAACACCGTGCTCGACCGGGCCCGGGCCGCCGCCTGGGTGGCGCGCTCGGCATCCGTGGCCGAACGCAAAGGCTGGTGCGAGCGCATGGTGGCCGCCATGGAAGCCCAGGCGGATGCCATCGCCAAGGACATCTCCCGGATGATGGGCAAGCCACTGGCCCAAGCGCGCAACGAAGTCGGAGGGATGGCCGAGCGCGCCCGCTACATGGTGTCCATCGCGGAGGCCTCCCTGGCGGACATCGCGCTGCCCCCCAAGACGGGCTTCGAGCGGCGAATCGTCAAGGAGCCCCTGGGCGTCGTCCTGGATCTGCCCGCGTGGAACTACCCGTTGCTCACCGCGGTGAACGTGGTGGTCCCCGCGGTGCTGGCGGGCAACGCGGTGGTGGTGAAGCACTCCCCCCGCTCCCCCTTGTGCGGCGAGCACTTCGCCCGCGCCTTCTCCGAGGCCGGCGCCCCCGCGAACCTCGTTCAGGCCCTGCACTGCGACCACCCCGCCAGCGAGCGCATGGTGGGGGACTCCCGCGTGGACCATGTGGTGTTCACGGGCTCGGTGTACGGCGGACAACGGCTGGCCCAGGCGGGCGCCGGACGCTTCCGCCACATGGGGCTGGAGCTGGGAGGCAATGACCCGGCCTACGTGGCGCCGGACTGTGACTTCGGCAAGACCGTCGAGAACGTGGTGGACGGCGCGCTCTACAACGCCGGGCAGAGCTGCTGCGCCGTGGAGCGCGTCTACGTGCACCGCTCGCTGTACAGCCGCTTCGTCGAAGCGTGCGAGGCGCTCGTGCGCGGATATGTGCTCGGCGACCCGATGCACGCCCAAACCACGCTGGGCCCCATCGCCCAACCCAACCACCCCGTCGAACTGGAGCTCCTGGTGGAGGATGCCCGCGCCAAGGGGGCGCGCGTGGTGGCGGGAGGCAAACGGACCCAGGTGGACGGCAAGGGCCGCTTCTTCGAGGCCACGCTCATCACGGACCTGGACGACTCGATGCGGTTGATGCAGCAAGAATCCTTTGGACCGCTGCTGCCCATCAGCCCGGTGGACTCGGACGAGGAAGCGCTCGCGAAGATGAACCGCTCGGAGCTGGGCCTGACCGCGAGCGTCTGGACCCAGGACCGGGAGCGCGCCGCCCGCTTCGCCGCCCAGCTGGAGTATGGCACGGTCTATATGAACCGTTGCGACTCGGTGGACCCGGCGCTGCCCTGGATTGGCGTGAAGAACTCCGGGCGAGGCCACAGCCTGAGCGCCCTGGGCTTCGACCAGCTCACCCGCCCCAAGTCCATCCATTTCCGGCTGTCATTCTAG
- a CDS encoding glycosyltransferase family 39 protein, translated as MPRLPMPSAPTLRRAFLAFLALLALGLSLRLKHYEGPNLYGVQAQAWLEGRLDVPGPAEDMSLYEGRYYVAFPPLPSLVLLPVVALTGHERVPYRAVALVVSVLTAWAAWRVLRRLNIPPEDRPWLVAALLAGTAFWFCAVQSEAVWFFAHVVAVTCSLLALEEALGKGRGGWAGLWVGLAFLSRQLCVYLVPFIALAVWLRHAEAGRRRQVLQAGGALAVVGACTGVYLVLNALRFGHPFNTGYAGMPLEDFLAVRVARYGLFHPAYVPFNFFHMFLEGPHFLFTGARHLAPNGMDGMGTSLTLASPFVFVALAARGERWFRVGAWSVVLLALVHMLLYYNNGWVQTNAQRFTLDFLPVLWVLVALGTRHLDARVWKGLVAWSIGLNVLALALMPVLMRVLHRL; from the coding sequence GTGCCTCGTTTGCCCATGCCCTCCGCGCCCACGCTTCGCAGAGCCTTCCTGGCCTTTCTGGCCCTGCTGGCGCTCGGGTTGAGCCTGCGCCTCAAGCACTATGAGGGGCCCAACCTCTATGGGGTGCAGGCGCAGGCATGGCTGGAGGGGCGGCTGGACGTTCCAGGTCCGGCGGAGGACATGAGCCTGTACGAGGGCCGCTATTACGTGGCGTTTCCGCCCCTTCCCTCCCTGGTGTTGCTGCCCGTGGTGGCCCTCACCGGCCATGAGCGGGTGCCGTACCGGGCCGTGGCGCTCGTCGTGTCGGTCCTGACGGCCTGGGCGGCCTGGCGGGTGTTGCGGCGCCTGAACATTCCTCCGGAGGACCGGCCCTGGTTGGTGGCGGCGCTGCTCGCGGGCACCGCGTTCTGGTTTTGCGCCGTCCAGAGCGAGGCCGTCTGGTTCTTCGCACACGTGGTGGCGGTGACGTGCTCGCTGCTCGCCTTGGAGGAAGCGCTGGGCAAGGGGCGGGGAGGGTGGGCGGGGCTGTGGGTGGGGCTGGCCTTCCTGTCACGCCAGTTGTGTGTCTACCTGGTTCCCTTCATCGCCCTGGCGGTATGGCTGCGCCACGCGGAGGCGGGCCGTCGACGGCAGGTGTTGCAGGCGGGGGGCGCGCTCGCGGTGGTGGGGGCCTGCACCGGGGTTTACCTCGTGCTCAATGCCCTGCGCTTTGGCCATCCCTTCAATACGGGCTACGCGGGCATGCCCCTGGAGGACTTCCTGGCCGTCCGCGTGGCGCGCTATGGCCTGTTCCACCCCGCCTACGTGCCCTTCAACTTCTTCCACATGTTCCTGGAGGGGCCGCACTTCCTGTTTACCGGGGCGCGGCACCTGGCCCCGAACGGGATGGATGGCATGGGCACCTCGCTCACCCTGGCCAGCCCCTTCGTCTTCGTGGCGTTGGCGGCGCGAGGGGAACGCTGGTTCCGCGTGGGGGCCTGGAGCGTGGTGCTGCTCGCCCTCGTCCACATGCTCCTCTATTACAACAATGGGTGGGTGCAGACGAACGCGCAGCGCTTCACGTTGGATTTCCTGCCGGTGCTTTGGGTGTTGGTGGCCCTGGGCACCCGGCACCTGGACGCGCGCGTTTGGAAAGGGCTGGTGGCGTGGTCCATTGGACTCAATGTCCTTGCCCTCGCGCTGATGCCGGTGCTCATGCGGGTCCTGCACCGGTTGTGA
- a CDS encoding rod shape-determining protein — protein MFDWLHTLFSRDLAIDLGTANTLIYIRGQGIVSNEPSVVAVQQDARGGKKVLAVGKEAKEMLGRTPGNIVAIRPMKDGVIADFEITAAMLRYFIQSAHNRKTLVNPRIIIGIPSGITEVERRAVREAAANAGAREVYLIEQPMAAAIGAGLPVTEPSGNMIVDIGGGTSDVAVISLAGIVFAKSVRIGGDKLDEAIIQYVKRKYNLLIGERTAEAIKMGIGTAYPTDEVMTMEIKGRDLVAGVPRTLTVSSDEVRDALAEPVNGIVEAVKLTLERTPPELAGDIADRGIVLAGGGALLKNLDTLLREETGLPVFLAEDPLSAVVIGAGKALESLDILRQVCQPG, from the coding sequence ATGTTCGACTGGCTTCACACCCTCTTCTCGCGTGACCTTGCAATCGACCTGGGCACGGCGAATACGCTTATCTACATCCGCGGCCAGGGCATCGTGTCCAACGAGCCCTCCGTGGTGGCCGTGCAGCAGGACGCACGAGGAGGCAAGAAGGTCCTTGCCGTGGGCAAGGAGGCCAAGGAAATGCTTGGGAGAACCCCGGGCAACATCGTGGCCATCCGTCCCATGAAGGATGGAGTCATCGCGGACTTCGAAATCACCGCCGCGATGCTGCGCTACTTCATCCAGAGCGCGCACAACCGCAAGACGCTCGTCAACCCGCGCATCATCATCGGCATCCCCTCGGGGATTACCGAGGTGGAGCGGCGCGCGGTGCGCGAGGCCGCGGCCAACGCGGGTGCCCGGGAGGTGTACCTCATCGAGCAGCCCATGGCGGCGGCCATCGGCGCCGGGCTGCCGGTGACGGAGCCCAGCGGCAACATGATCGTCGACATCGGCGGTGGCACGTCCGACGTGGCGGTCATCAGCCTGGCCGGTATCGTGTTCGCCAAGAGCGTGCGCATCGGCGGCGACAAGCTGGACGAGGCCATCATTCAGTACGTGAAGCGCAAGTACAACCTGCTCATCGGTGAGCGGACGGCCGAGGCCATCAAGATGGGCATCGGCACCGCGTACCCGACCGATGAGGTCATGACCATGGAGATCAAAGGCCGTGACCTGGTGGCCGGCGTGCCGCGCACGCTGACGGTGAGCAGCGACGAGGTGCGGGACGCGCTGGCCGAGCCCGTCAACGGCATCGTCGAAGCGGTGAAGCTGACGCTGGAGCGCACGCCGCCGGAGCTGGCCGGAGACATCGCCGACCGCGGCATCGTGCTGGCCGGCGGTGGCGCGCTGCTGAAGAACCTGGACACCCTGCTGCGCGAGGAGACGGGCCTCCCGGTATTCCTCGCGGAGGACCCGCTGTCGGCGGTGGTGATTGGGGCCGGCAAGGCGCTGGAGTCCTTGGACATCCTGCGCCAGGTCTGCCAGCCGGGCTAA
- a CDS encoding TrpB-like pyridoxal phosphate-dependent enzyme, which produces MPLKYLLPEDQIPRYWYNIIPDLPSPPAPVLHPATFQPVKPEDLAPLFPMPIIEQEMSAQREVPIPEEVRAALARWRPSPLFRAHALEQKIGTRSRIYYKYEGVSPSGSHKPNTAVAQAFYNAQAGVRRLATETGAGQWGSSLAFAGQLFGLAVTVYMVKVSYEQKPYRRSMMRTWGAEVFASPTDLTNAGRGILAKDARSAGSLGIAISEAVEDAVSHEDTKYSLGSVLNHVCLHQTVVGLEAQAQMRLAGEYPDIVIGCHGGGSNFAGIAFPFARDKMNGQQVRLVAAEPTSCPTLTRGVYTYDFGDTAKMTPLMKMYTLGHDFMPPGIHAGGLRYHGASPLVSQLVASGLAEAVAYPQTACFEAALLFSRAEGILPAPESSHAIQAAIVEARRADAEGRERVILFNLSGHGHFDLGAYDQYLAGQLQDFDYPREAVEASMAGLPKVG; this is translated from the coding sequence ATGCCATTGAAATACCTGCTGCCCGAGGACCAGATCCCCCGCTACTGGTACAACATCATTCCAGATCTCCCCTCGCCCCCTGCCCCGGTCCTTCACCCCGCGACGTTCCAGCCCGTGAAGCCAGAGGATTTGGCGCCGCTGTTTCCCATGCCGATCATCGAGCAGGAGATGAGCGCTCAGCGGGAGGTGCCCATTCCCGAGGAGGTCCGCGCCGCGCTGGCCCGCTGGCGGCCCTCGCCCCTGTTCCGTGCCCACGCGTTGGAGCAGAAGATCGGGACGCGCTCCCGCATCTATTACAAATACGAGGGCGTCTCGCCCTCTGGAAGCCACAAACCCAACACCGCCGTGGCCCAGGCGTTCTACAACGCCCAGGCGGGGGTGCGGCGCCTGGCCACCGAGACAGGGGCAGGCCAGTGGGGCAGCTCCCTGGCCTTTGCCGGGCAGCTCTTTGGGCTTGCCGTCACCGTCTACATGGTGAAGGTCAGCTACGAGCAGAAGCCCTACCGCCGCTCGATGATGCGCACCTGGGGCGCCGAGGTCTTTGCCTCTCCCACGGACCTGACGAACGCCGGCCGCGGCATTCTGGCCAAGGATGCGCGGAGCGCGGGCTCGCTGGGCATTGCCATCTCCGAGGCCGTGGAGGATGCCGTCTCCCACGAGGACACGAAGTACTCGCTCGGCTCGGTGCTCAACCACGTGTGTCTGCACCAGACCGTGGTGGGGCTGGAGGCCCAGGCGCAGATGCGGTTGGCGGGCGAGTACCCGGACATCGTCATTGGTTGCCATGGCGGGGGCAGCAACTTCGCCGGCATCGCCTTCCCCTTCGCTCGCGACAAGATGAACGGCCAGCAGGTGCGGCTGGTGGCCGCCGAGCCCACGAGCTGCCCCACCCTCACTCGGGGCGTGTACACCTACGACTTCGGGGACACGGCGAAGATGACGCCGTTGATGAAGATGTACACGCTCGGGCATGACTTCATGCCCCCGGGCATTCACGCCGGAGGGTTGCGCTACCATGGCGCGAGCCCCTTGGTGTCTCAGCTCGTGGCCTCGGGGCTGGCCGAGGCCGTGGCCTATCCCCAGACGGCCTGTTTCGAGGCCGCGCTGCTCTTCTCCCGCGCCGAGGGCATCCTCCCCGCGCCGGAGAGTTCACACGCCATCCAGGCGGCCATCGTGGAGGCCCGCCGGGCGGATGCGGAAGGCCGCGAGCGCGTGATTCTCTTCAACCTCTCCGGCCATGGGCATTTCGATCTGGGGGCTTACGACCAATACCTGGCCGGTCAGCTCCAGGACTTCGATTACCCCCGCGAGGCCGTGGAAGCCTCGATGGCGGGCCTGCCCAAGGTGGGGTAG